The nucleotide window TTCGCGAACGCGGAGATATACACCATTGATGCTGCCCTCATCACGTACCCAAAGTTTGCCTTGATCATAGAAAAAAGTTGCATGGGTAGGTGAGACCCAGTTGTCATTCGGAAAAAGGATCTGACCGTTGACGCTTCCGACACCGTGTGTATCGGAACTTAAGCCATAGCTAACACCCTCAATACCTTCCTGACCACGAACAACAAGTAACCGTGCTTTACCAGGAACCTGCATGGCACCAAAATAATCCGTTTGCATCTGCTGAACCGGTACCGGAACTTCCGCTCCACAGTTTCCACAAAACTTATGCCCCGATGGCACTGGGGTCGAGCACCGAGGACATACATAATGACGCGCCTGCTCCATCCTTCCCTCCTGATCTAACACACCACGACCTTGCTGTATTTCCTGCTGTGATGAATCACCTGATATAGGATTAATATCCAGGGCGGATCCGCATTGAGGACAGCTTGCTTTGTCCATTGCACTGTATGTGTCACATTGTCCACATACGACACCGATTTCGTGTTCCAGCATTCGATCTCAAGTAAAAATTGTTTCAATTGTAGGCGCAAACCACGACAAGCGTCAACGAAAAGGCAA belongs to Myxococcales bacterium and includes:
- a CDS encoding FHA domain-containing protein, producing MLEHEIGVVCGQCDTYSAMDKASCPQCGSALDINPISGDSSQQEIQQGRGVLDQEGRMEQARHYVCPRCSTPVPSGHKFCGNCGAEVPVPVQQMQTDYFGAMQVPGKARLLVVRGQEGIEGVSYGLSSDTHGVGSVNGQILFPNDNWVSPTHATFFYDQGKLWVRDEGSINGVYLRVREPVPVTTGDYFLCGEQVFRIDHIPSDQAGPDSDMTYFYVSPKRPSAFRVVQILEGGLEGIVYCARGNQVRIGREDNDLNFAEDIFMSGNHAIVQMVSDGKFSLVDNSSKNGTYIRLRDKQELRHGDYVFIGHQLLRVELTS